In the genome of Gadus morhua chromosome 14, gadMor3.0, whole genome shotgun sequence, one region contains:
- the zgc:165481 gene encoding E3 ubiquitin-protein ligase RNF182: MKDWETTGGREARETRAPGAEEGTMSAAGEEVAPPPSPPPPLPPPDEMECKICYQRYNLQNRRPKVLVCLHRVCARCLGRILDAAEGGSLAISCPFCRHETGVSGRRLLSELPDDADVVCRLSTRDKSWSSDLSGGELLLTPGSLAASPSSSASSPSRRSSHCLVITVVEVPGEPPSGREAAAVPAPPSELNTEQSLDSLSTGSEGLPEQDVLFKACTHVPSVLLWLLGFFYLSSLPLGIYLLVIQRVTLGVVCVSLVPSSLTVCLVYGICLLVPLPGRE; encoded by the exons ATGAAGGACTGGGAGACGACCGGAGGACGGGAGGCGAGGGAGACGCGCGCTCCGGGAGCAG agGAAGGCACGATGAGCGCTGCAGGCGAGGAGGtggctccacctccttcacctcctccgcctcttcctcctccagacgAGATGGAGTGCAAGATCTGCTACCAGCGCTACAACCTGCAGAACCGCCGGCCCAAAGTCCTGGTCTGCCTTCACCGGGTGTGCGCCCGCTGCCTCGGCCGCATCCTGGACGCGGCCGAGGGCGGATCCCTCGCCATCTCCTGCCCCTTCTGCCGCCACGAGACCGGCGTGAGCGGCCGCCGGCTGCTGTCCGAGCTGCCGGACGACGCCGACGTCGTGTGCCGCCTGTCGACGCGCGACAAGTCCTGGAGCTCCGACCTCAGCGGCGGCGAGCTGCTGCTGACCCCCGGCAGCCTCGCcgcctccccgtcctcctccgcctccagccCCTCGCGCCGGTCCTCCCACTGCCTGGTCATCACCGTCGTGGAGGTGCCCGGAGAGCCTCCCTCGGGGcgggaggcggcggcggtgccCGCGCCGCCCTCGGAACTGAACACGGAACAGAGCCTGGACTCCCTGTCGACGGGCTCCGAGGGGCTGCCGGAACAGGACGTCCTGTTtaaggcatgcacacacgtccCTAGCGTGCTGCTGTGGCTGCTGGGCTTCTTCTACCTGAGCTCGCTGCCGCTGGGAATCTACCTGTTGGTGATCCAAAGGGTGACCCTgggcgttgtgtgtgtgagcctggtACCCTCGAGCCTCACCGTCTGCCTGGTCTACGGCATCTGCCTTCTAGTGCCTCTGCCAGGGCGCGAGTGA